A region from the Triticum urartu cultivar G1812 chromosome 1, Tu2.1, whole genome shotgun sequence genome encodes:
- the LOC125534142 gene encoding 60S ribosomal protein L28-1-like, with translation MTTVPGSPVWELVKKNSYFLIKQFGNSNTKVQYSKEPNSLYNVYSYKFSGLANSKTVAVQPSAGEDMVVVLSTTKTKKQNTPTKLQHKTLMHKEFRKMAKSVKNQVLTPEFCT, from the exons ATGACTACCGTTCCAGGGTCTCCGGTCTGGGAGCTCGTGAAGAAGAACAGCTACTTCTTGATCAAGCAGTTCGGCAATAGCAACACCAAGGTGCAGTACAGCAAGGAGCCCAACAGTCTCTACAATGTCTACTCCTACAAGTTCTCGG GCTTGGCAAACAGCAAGACCGTGGCGGTCCAGCCATCAGCGGGAGAGGACATGGTTGTTGTCCTGTCCACGACCAAGACCAAGAAGCAGAACACCCCTACCAAGCTCCAGCACAAGACTCTGATGCACAAGGAGTTCCGCAAGATGGCCAAGTCTGTCAAGAACCAGGTATTAACTCCAGAGTTTTGTACTTGA